In Juglans microcarpa x Juglans regia isolate MS1-56 chromosome 4S, Jm3101_v1.0, whole genome shotgun sequence, a single window of DNA contains:
- the LOC121262266 gene encoding nudC domain-containing protein 2-like: MAEKLAPEKRHSFVHNGQKVFEWDQTLDEVNMYISLPPNVLSKQFYCKIQSKHVEVGIKGNPPYLNHELTSPMKTDSSFWTIEDDIMHLTLQKRDKGQTWSSPIVGQGQLDPYATDLEQKRLMLLRFQEENPGFNFSQAQFSGACPDPRTFMGAVWTG; encoded by the coding sequence ATGGCGGAGAAATTGGCACCGGAGAAGCGCCACAGCTTCGTACACAACGGTCAGAAGGTGTTCGAGTGGGACCAGACTCTGGACGAGGTAAATATGTACATAAGCCTTCCACCTAACGTTCTTTCGAAGCAATTCTACTGCAAGATTCAGTCGAAACACGTCGAAGTCGGCATCAAGGGCAACCCTCCGTACCTTAATCACGAGCTTACAAGTCCAATGAAGACGGACTCTTCTTTCTGGACCATAGAGGATGATATAATGCACCTAACACTGCAGAAGAGGGACAAAGGTCAGACCTGGTCTTCACCCATTGTGGGTCAGGGTCAGCTGGATCCTTACGCAACCGATCTTGAACAAAAGCGTCTCATGCTTCTGAGATTTCAAGAAGAGAACCCAGGTTTCAACTTCTCGCAAGCACAGTTTTCCGGGGCCTGTCCTGATCCAAGGACTTTTATGGGTGCGGTGTGGACTGGTTGA